A region from the Alnus glutinosa chromosome 5, dhAlnGlut1.1, whole genome shotgun sequence genome encodes:
- the LOC133867789 gene encoding CSC1-like protein ERD4, with translation MDFNSFLTSLGTSFLIFVVLMLLFAWLSKKPGNAVVYYPNRILKGLDPVEGGSRTRNPFAWIHEAMSASEQDVISMSGFDTAVYFVFLGTVLGILVLSGIVLLPVLLPVSATSGKSTSATTSNGTFSELDKLSMGNIPEKSPRLWGNLLAVYWVSFVTYYLLWKAYKHVSGLRADALMTPELKPEQFAILVRDVPPVLKGQTKKEHVDSYFKTIYPEKFYRSMVVTDNKEVNKIWKELEGYKKKLARAEAIYAQSKATGKPEGARPTNKIGFLGLCGEKVDSIEYYNGKINELIPKLEEEQKVTLREKQLDAALVFFTNRVTAASAAQSLHAQMVDKWTVVDAPEPRQVIWTNLKIKFFQRQVRQYVVYVIVALAILFYMIPIGFISALTTLDNLKKLIPFIKPVVNVKALKTVLEAYLPQIALIVFLALLPKLLFFLSKAEGIPSLSHAVRAASGKYFYFTVLNVFIGVTVGGTLFTTLKTIEKNPNSTIDLLATGLPGNATFFLTYVALKFFVGYGLELSRIVPLIIYHLKRKYLCKTEAELKEAWCPGDLGYGTRFPGDMLVVTIVLCYSVIAPLIIPFGVVYFGLGWLILRNQALKVYVPAYESYGRMWPHMHTRILAALILYQVTMFGYFGAKKFFYAPLLIPLPILSLLFGYVCSKKFYRFFHDTALEVASHELKEIPNMDQIFRSYIPPSLRSEKSDDDQFEDALSQQVSRSGSFV, from the exons ATGGATTTCAATTCCTTCTTGACGTCCCTAGGGACGTCCTTTCTGATATTCGTGGTTCTGATGCTGCTTTTCGCGTGGTTGTCGAAGAAGCCAGGGAACGCCGTGGTGTACTACCCGAACCGGATCTTGAAGGGTTTGGATCCCGTGGAAGGCGGCTCCAGGACCCGTAACCCGTTCGCGTGGATCCATGAGGCTATGTCCGCCTCGGAACAGGACGTGATCTCCATGTCCGGGTTCGACACTGCCGTGTACTTTGTGTTCCTGGGCACCG TTTTGGGAATCTTGGTCTTATCCGGCATAGTGCTGCTGCCAGTTCTTCTACCAGTTTCTGCTACTAGTGGGAAGAGTACTTCGGCCACCACAAGCAATGGAACCTTTAGCGAGCTTGACAAGTTATCTATGGGAAATATCCCA GAGAAGAGTCCTCGGTTGTGGGGAAATCTGCTAGCCGTTTACTGGGTTTCATTTGTTACATATTATCTCTTATGGAAAGCATATAAGCATGTCTCTGGATTGAGAGCAGACGCTCTTATGACTCCTGAATTGAAGCCTGAACAATTTGCCATTCTCGTCAGAGACGTACCTCCAGTCCTTAAAggtcaaacaaaaaaagaacacGTCGATTCATATTTTAAAACTATCTATCCTGAGAAGTTTTACAGGTCAATGGTGGTAACAGACAACAAAGAG GTGAACAAAATTTGGAAAGAGTTAGAAGGGTACAAGAAGAAGCTTGCACGTGCTGAAGCAATATATGCACAGTCAAAGGCAACTGGCAAACCAGAAGGAGCAAGACCCACTAACAAAATTGGCTTCCTTGGTCTTTGTGGTGAAAAAGTAGATTCCATTGAGTACTACAATGGAAAGATTAATGAACTAATCCCAAAACTAGAAGAGGAACAAAAAGTCACTCTCAGAGAGAAGCAGCTTGATGCTGCTCTGGTCTTTTTCACGAACAGGGTGACTGCAGCTTCTGCAGCTCAGAGTCTACATGCCCAAATGGTTGACAAATGGACAGTTGTAGATGCTCCTGAACCACGTCAAGTGATATGGACTAATCTTAAAATCAAGTTTTTTCAGAGGCAAGTACGGCAATATGTCGTGTATGTTATTGTGGCCTTGGCCATACTTTTCTACATGATTCCAATTGGGTTTATTTCTGCTCTCACAACACTGGACAATTTGAAGAAACTTATCCCATTTATAAAGCCAGTTGTGAATGTGAAAGCACTCAAGACAGTGCTGGAAGCTTACCTACCTCAGATTGCACTCATCGTCTTTTTGGCTCTGTTGCCCAAgttacttttctttctctctaagGCTGAGGGAATTCCCTCTTTAAGCCATGCAGTAAGAGCTGCTTCTGGTAAATATTTCTATTTCACTGTGTTAAATGTTTTCATTGGAGTGACAGTGGGCGGAACCTTGTTCACTACATTGAAGACCATTGAGAAGAATCCTAACTCTACAATTGACTTACTAGCGACTGGTCTGCCAGGAAATGCAACGTTCTTCCTGACCTATGTGGCTTTAAA GTTCTTTGTTGGCTATGGTCTTGAACTGTCTAGAATAGTTCCTTTAATCATATACCATTTAAAGAGGAAGTATCTGTGTAAGACTGAGGCTGAGTTGAAAGAAGCTTGGTGTCCTGGAGATCTTGGATATGGAACTAGGTTTCCTGGTGATATGCTGGTTGTCACAATTGTCCTTTGCTACTCTGTTATAGCTCCTCTTATTATCCCGTTTGGCGTGGTTTACTTTGGCCTTGGATGGCTAATTCTTAGAAATCAG GCACTCAAAGTTTATGTTCCGGCCTATGAAAGCTATGGAAGGATGTGGCCTCACATGCATACACGCATCCTAGCGGCTCTAATTTTATACCAAGTTACTATGTTTGGTTACTTTGGGGCAAAGAAATTCTTCTATGCACCACTCCTAATTCCGCTCCCCATACTGTCCTTGCTCTTTGGATATGTCTGCAGTAAGAAATTCTACCGCTTTTTCCATGACACGGCTCTGGAAGTTGCTAGCCATGAGTTGAAGGAAATTCCTAACATGGACCAAATTTTTAGATCCTATATCCCACCAAGCTTGAGATCTGAGAAGAGTGATGATGATCAGTTTGAAGATGCTTTATCACAACAAGTTTCGAGATCAGGATCATTTGTTTGA